A stretch of Candidatus Bipolaricaulota bacterium DNA encodes these proteins:
- a CDS encoding ParA family protein encodes MAKIVSIVNQKGGVGKTTTAINLSAYLAEMGKFVLLVDMDPQANATSGLGIDYKNLSGGMYEVLIGENYFNNIILPTKHQGFKIAPATPDLAGAAVELVNMDRREYRLRDALLEVQGDFDYIFIDCPPSLGLLTLNSLVATDEVLIPVQAEYYALEGLGQLLYTIDLVKENLKPELGIMGAMITMFDKRNNLSDQIMNELYQYFPNKIFRTVVPRNVRLTEAPSHGLTIAHYDPASSGSKAYERLAREIIDLE; translated from the coding sequence ATGGCTAAAATCGTCTCCATTGTAAATCAAAAAGGGGGAGTCGGCAAAACTACGACAGCCATCAATTTGAGCGCATATTTGGCCGAAATGGGCAAATTTGTTTTGCTGGTGGATATGGATCCTCAGGCCAACGCGACATCCGGATTGGGCATTGATTATAAAAACTTGTCCGGCGGCATGTACGAGGTCTTGATCGGGGAAAATTATTTCAATAACATCATTTTACCCACCAAACATCAGGGATTCAAGATCGCTCCGGCCACGCCGGATCTGGCGGGCGCGGCCGTGGAATTGGTCAATATGGATCGCCGCGAATATCGGCTCCGCGACGCCTTGCTTGAAGTGCAGGGAGACTTTGATTATATATTTATCGATTGCCCGCCTTCGCTCGGATTGTTGACCTTAAACAGTTTGGTGGCCACCGACGAAGTTTTAATACCCGTTCAGGCCGAGTATTACGCGCTTGAAGGTTTGGGACAGCTCTTGTACACGATCGATTTGGTCAAAGAGAATCTCAAGCCGGAACTCGGTATCATGGGAGCCATGATCACCATGTTCGATAAGCGCAACAATTTGTCCGATCAAATCATGAACGAACTTTATCAATATTTTCCCAATAAAATTTTTCGAACAGTGGTGCCGCGAAACGTCAGACTGACCGAGGCTCCCAGCCACGGCCTGACCATCGCTCATTACGACCCGGCGTCCAGCGGCAGCAAGGCGTATGAAAGATTGGCCAGGGAAATTATCGATTTGGAGTAA
- a CDS encoding ParB/RepB/Spo0J family partition protein produces MIQKKGLGRGLSSLIPKKVSPAMVKEENKDLVLSPSSKQVIEISPDRIEPNPMQPRQVFNHQDLEDLMESIKEHGIISPLIVTKAGDGYQLIAGERRWRSAKILGMEKVPVIVREASEQEKLELSLIENIQRKNLNPIEEAASYQRLTDEFNLTQEQIAKRLGKSRSNIANTIRLLNLPQEIQRAIVDGKISEGHARVILGLPTEKEQLDFLKKILQYNFTVRDAESESRRVSPRKPRQLQSLRDPVTEAQRDEIRQALNTKVDIKKRDGQGQVVIEFYSEEELKEIINKIRK; encoded by the coding sequence ATGATACAAAAAAAAGGCTTGGGCCGCGGGCTGAGCTCGTTGATCCCCAAAAAAGTTTCGCCGGCCATGGTTAAAGAAGAAAATAAAGATTTGGTATTGTCGCCGTCATCAAAGCAAGTGATTGAAATTTCTCCCGATAGAATAGAACCCAATCCCATGCAGCCGCGGCAAGTGTTCAATCATCAGGATTTGGAAGATTTGATGGAATCAATCAAAGAGCACGGCATTATTTCTCCGCTGATCGTCACGAAAGCGGGGGACGGCTATCAATTGATCGCGGGCGAGCGCCGCTGGCGTTCGGCGAAAATATTGGGAATGGAAAAAGTGCCGGTTATCGTCAGGGAAGCCAGCGAGCAGGAAAAATTGGAATTGTCATTGATTGAAAATATTCAAAGGAAGAATTTGAATCCCATCGAAGAAGCGGCCAGTTATCAAAGATTGACCGATGAATTCAATTTGACGCAGGAACAAATCGCCAAGCGGCTGGGCAAAAGCCGATCGAATATCGCCAACACCATCAGACTGCTTAATTTGCCGCAAGAAATTCAGCGCGCCATTGTGGACGGCAAAATCAGCGAAGGTCACGCCAGAGTTATCTTGGGTTTGCCCACGGAAAAAGAACAGCTTGATTTTTTGAAAAAAATATTGCAATATAATTTTACGGTCAGAGACGCGGAGAGTGAAAGCCGAAGAGTTTCGCCGCGAAAACCGAGGCAGTTGCAGAGTCTGAGAGATCCGGTTACTGAAGCGCAGAGAGATGAAATCAGGCAGGCGCTCAACACGAAAGTGGATATTAAAAAGCGCGATGGCCAAGGACAAGTCGTCATTGAATTTTATTCCGAAGAAGAATTAAAAGAGATAATCAATAAAATTCGCAAATAA
- a CDS encoding SPFH domain-containing protein, with amino-acid sequence MEEYYWLLGLVMGLGTIVLILGAIFRIHFLRPNDIMIVMGRGGIEAVKHAGIRVINKLLLQSLERFSDDKPYFTRETQSRDYSSLEARAKVNDESDKQVGWMDVLAEIISVNWRLDPQKWATKHGLSEIECVKLFLSVHGRLEDELIKDEVQGEFRRQAAATSYDKMIGAGKELAKAILDELKTKESEWGVLFEGVTVNVIRAADETIRQALDEVPRIQLQQKAELEKAALGVKIAEKERERAIIDAEAAKQVAIKVAEGKAVAMMTEAEALEALGLLESGGQKAEYMKAMAAIEAAKAIGSSGSSKLVLSLDIAGILQNALKGLGGKS; translated from the coding sequence ATGGAAGAGTATTACTGGCTATTGGGGCTCGTCATGGGTCTGGGCACGATCGTTCTCATCCTGGGAGCGATCTTTCGCATCCACTTTCTCCGGCCCAACGACATCATGATCGTCATGGGCCGCGGCGGCATCGAGGCCGTCAAGCACGCGGGCATCCGCGTGATCAACAAACTGCTGCTCCAGTCGCTCGAGAGGTTCTCGGACGACAAGCCGTACTTCACCCGCGAAACGCAATCAAGGGACTACTCTTCGCTCGAGGCGCGCGCGAAGGTGAACGATGAATCTGACAAACAAGTCGGCTGGATGGACGTTCTGGCTGAGATCATCTCGGTCAACTGGCGTTTGGATCCACAAAAATGGGCAACCAAACACGGGTTGTCCGAGATCGAGTGCGTCAAACTCTTTCTATCAGTTCACGGTCGGCTCGAGGACGAGCTGATCAAAGACGAGGTACAGGGGGAATTTAGACGCCAGGCAGCCGCAACAAGCTACGACAAGATGATTGGCGCGGGCAAAGAGCTTGCCAAGGCCATCCTGGATGAACTCAAAACAAAGGAAAGCGAATGGGGCGTCCTGTTCGAGGGCGTCACAGTCAACGTCATTCGGGCAGCCGACGAAACTATTCGTCAGGCGCTCGATGAGGTGCCTCGAATTCAGCTCCAGCAGAAAGCGGAGCTGGAAAAGGCTGCGCTTGGCGTGAAAATCGCCGAGAAAGAGCGCGAGCGAGCGATCATCGACGCCGAAGCGGCCAAGCAGGTCGCCATAAAGGTGGCCGAGGGCAAGGCCGTGGCCATGATGACAGAGGCCGAGGCCCTCGAGGCGCTAGGTCTGCTCGAGAGCGGAGGCCAGAAAGCCGAATACATGAAGGCCATGGCCGCCATCGAAGCGGCCAAGGCCATCGGTTCCAGCGGCAGTTCCAAGTTGGTGCTGTCGCTCGATATCGCCGGCATTCTTCAGAACGCCCTCAAGGGGCTTGGAGGGAAGAGCTGA
- a CDS encoding pilin gives MAKTKIKIILSLMPLLFIPLFALAQTSPPIETVPPAETVPPAETPVNTSLELPNPLGAEATDLNVVVGRIIKSLIGIAGTAALAVFIYGGVLWLISGGNPEQIKKGKNAMLYATIGLVIIFTSYALVSFIIGALQQ, from the coding sequence ATGGCAAAAACAAAAATAAAAATCATTCTAAGTCTGATGCCGCTTTTATTCATTCCCCTTTTCGCCTTGGCGCAAACCTCTCCTCCCATTGAAACAGTGCCGCCCGCGGAGACAGTGCCTCCGGCGGAAACGCCTGTCAATACTTCGCTCGAATTGCCCAATCCGCTCGGCGCTGAAGCCACTGACCTCAATGTTGTTGTCGGCAGAATCATCAAGTCATTGATCGGCATTGCGGGCACGGCCGCTTTGGCCGTCTTCATTTACGGAGGCGTGCTCTGGCTGATTTCCGGGGGCAATCCCGAGCAAATCAAAAAAGGCAAAAATGCCATGCTTTACGCGACCATCGGCTTGGTAATCATCTTTACCAGTTACGCCTTGGTTTCCTTTATTATCGGGGCTCTGCAGCAATAA